ACGTCGAGGGGCAGGTCGTGCAGAAGTACTTCCCCGGGCTCCAACTGAAACAGGTGAAGGGTCTGCCCGACGACGTCGTCGTCTTCGTCGACGCGTCGTACGGACCGGCAGCCGTCGGCGGCGATGGCGGCGCGCCGCCCGAGTGCCCCTCGCCCGACGTCTGATGCGCGCGCTGGTGCTCTCGGGAGGCGAGGGCTCGCGCCTGCGTCCGATCACCTCGACGAACGCCAAGCAGCTGATCCCGGTCGCCGGCACCCCGATCCTCTTCCAGGCGCTCGAGGCGATCGCCGACGCCGGCATCACCGAGGTCGGCATCGTGATCGGCGCGACCGGCGACGAGGTGCGTGCCGCCGTCGGCGACGGGTCCCGCTGGTCCCTCGACGTGACCTTCATCCCGCAGGAAGCGCCACTCGGCATCGCGCACGCGGTGATGACGGCCGAGGCGTTCCTGCAGCGGGATCCGTTCTTGCTCTACCTGGGCGACAACGTGCTGCTCGGCGGCGTGGCGCGATTCGTGCAGGAGTTCGAACGCAGCGACGCCGATGCCCACATCCTGCTCGCGAAGGTGCCCGAGCCCGAGCACTTCGGCGTGGCAGTGCTCGTCGGCGACCAGGTCGTGCGGCTCGTCGAGAAGCCGGTCGAACCGCTGAGCGACCTCGCGCTCGTCGGCGTCTACCTCTTCCGCGGCTCGATCCTCGACGCGTGCCACACCCTCGCGCCCTCGGGGCGCGGTGAGTACGAGATCACCGAAGCGATCCAGTGGCTGCTGGACGAGGGCCGCGAGGTGCGCGCCGAGATGGTGAGCGGCTACTGGAAGGACACCGGGCGCCCCGAGGACCTGCTCGAGGCCAACCGGATGATGCTCTCGACGATCGAACCCGCGACCGAGGG
Above is a window of Actinomycetota bacterium DNA encoding:
- a CDS encoding glucose-1-phosphate thymidylyltransferase, yielding MRALVLSGGEGSRLRPITSTNAKQLIPVAGTPILFQALEAIADAGITEVGIVIGATGDEVRAAVGDGSRWSLDVTFIPQEAPLGIAHAVMTAEAFLQRDPFLLYLGDNVLLGGVARFVQEFERSDADAHILLAKVPEPEHFGVAVLVGDQVVRLVEKPVEPLSDLALVGVYLFRGSILDACHTLAPSGRGEYEITEAIQWLLDEGREVRAEMVSGYWKDTGRPEDLLEANRMMLSTIEPATEGAVDGATTVDGPVVVRPGASVAGSTLRGPLVIGEGSTIVGSTIGPDVSIGPGCRVESSEVADSIVMEECTIADVHGLTGSILGRRVEVRHSGGRGTHRLIVGDQSRVEVD